The following DNA comes from Corynebacterium lizhenjunii.
GAGCTCCGCGTAGGTTTGCGAACGCCCAAAGAACCAGGTCGCTGCCCTTTCGCTGTGCTTGTCCAGGTTGTCGCGGTAGACGTCCACCAGCGTGGTGTCCCCGTAGTCCAGGTGGTGCGGGGTCCATTCGCCGTAGTGTTGCAGCCAGGCCTTGGATTCATATGCTGACATGGGTCTTTCCTTCCATCGTGCGTATAGTTTGCAATATCTTATAAGGATCTGGACACGTGCGACCATCCGCCGCGCCGATGCCAGTAGTCTACCTACGCTCGCGTAGCCTAGTCTGCCGATGCCCCCGCCTCCTCCCGCGTTCCATTACCCCGGGCGGGCGGGCTGGTCTTTGCATGACCCCCTTAGTGCGGAAATCTCCTCTGGTCTAAGCCTAAAACGGCAGGTCTACGCGTTAAGGGTTAAATCAACCATATGCCCATGAGCCAAGTCAGGTTTTATTGACTCATTGCGCCCGAAGCTGGCCAAAATGGGCTGGCTTTGGGATTAATTCTCGGAAATGTGCAGGTAGAGAGACTGCGAGTTTATTTGACGCTTTCTTGCTTTTCTGCGTTTGTGGGTCTACTAATTTCGGCTTGGGTGGTGAGGTGGCGTGCGGTGTCGCGGCGGTGGAGTAGCCTTCAGTGACGCCGTAGCAGGATTGCCCGAGTTGGCGGCGGGATGGATGCGAGTTTTATTGATTCATTGCTCCGAAAATTGGTCAAAATGGGTCGATTTCGGCCTGAATTCTCCGAAACCTGCAGCTGAAAGGCTTACAAGTTTATTTGACGCTTTATTGCACCGCTGGTTAAATCAACCGTAACTCCTTGGGGAAGAAAGGGCCGAAGATGAGCAGTTCACGACGACAACGTGCAGAGCTTGAGTCACGGGTACGCAGGCTGATTAATGTGGGTAGGGAGCAACCCTGGCTTGAGTTCAAGGAGGACGGCCTGAGGGAGGGCGCGCGGATTGCGGAATACGTCAGCGCCTTGGGAAATTCGGCCTGCCTGAGTGGGGAGCCCGCGGGATATTTGCTGTGGGGGATTAGTGATTCGGGAGAGATAGTCGGTACAACCTTCGATTGGGAAGCTGCCAAGGGAAAGGGGAATGCTGACTTGAAGCCGTGGCTGACCGAAAAGATCAGCCCTAAGATAGATCTCACCTTTGACTCTCTGGAGATTGACGGGAAACGGGTCGTGATCTTGCGGGTCCCAGCGGCACGCGAGGCTCCGCTAACCTTTGAAGATAAGCGTTATATCCGAATTGATTCTTATAATAAGAACCTCATTAAGAACCCGCAGGCAGAGCGGCAACTTTGGCTGAAGTTGCAACAGTTCTCGAGGGAAAGTGAATTGGTGGCTTCTAACCTGGAGTCTAGTGACATTCTGGAACTGCTCAGCCGGGAGGCGTTCGTGATGAACCGAAAGGAACTGTTGCACCTCGAAGGTGAAGCTCTGGTGGAGACTATGCGGCGGGATGGTGCGGTGACATATACCCATGAGGATGGCTGGGGTATACCCCTGTGGTCGGCGCTCATGTACGCGCAGCATTTGTCGAGTTTCGATGGTCTGAATAGCTATCAGCCGCGTATTTTTCTTTATAGCGGCGAGTCGACCGACACATTTAAGCGTGAGAAGCGCTTCGACCAGGGATACGCCCTTAGTTTCGGAAGGGTGATTGAATTGGTATCTGCCACCGCTCCAGGTGGAGAAGGCTACGATAGTCGGTCGGGTCGCAGGATAGATGTCCCTACGTTGCCTACAATTGCCTTCCGTGAAGTATATGCAAATGCGCTTTTGCACCAAGACTTAAATGACACTGGGAAGTTTGTTACCATCTCGGTTTTTGCTGACAGAATTGAGGTGGCTAATCCTGGCACACCTCTGGTGGATCCGGATCGCTTTATCGACGCCGTCTCGGATTCCCGAAATCAGCGTTTGGGCGAGGCTCTCCGTCGTGCATACTTCGTCGAACAGCGGGGCAGCGGCTGGGATAAGATTGTGCAGTCCCTGGAAGAGGAGCATTTCCCCCCAGCTCTTGTTCGGGTAAATGGTTCAACAGTGGTTTCGCTTAGTGCATATCGCCCATATTCAATGATGAGCATGAGGGAACGTATGCAGGCGGTTTACCAGCATACGTGCTTGTCCTTGTTGCGGGCCCAGCCAGTCAATAATGCGTCAGTTCGGGCACGATTTGGACTCGATAGTAGCCACGCTGCGCAAGTCTCCCGGTTGCTTTCGGCTACAGTCGACGAAAATCTCATTCGACTGTATGACCCAGAAGCCGGACCTCGATCGCGTCGATATGTTCCGAACTGGGCAGCGTGAGGAGCTAATGGCTTGGCTTGAGAGTCTGGTGGCGATCTTTCTTGCTTCGTTACCTCGAAATCCGGCTAAACTGGCTCAATTTCGGCCCTGATCCCCCTAAAACTACAGGTAGTGGTCCCGCGAGTTTATTTGACGCTTTATTGCTTTTCTTCGGTGGCCTGACTTGGCTCATCAGGGTGTGATTAAATTAACCCTTGACACGTAGGCCTGCAGTTTTGGTCTTGCGGGGTCGGGTTTTTCCGCACTAAGGGGGTAGGGGGCGGGGTTGGTTGTAATGTGATTTTTGTGAGCCCGTATATTCGTACCGTTACCACCGCCTCAGGTGCTACTGCTGTGCAGGTGGTGTTAGAAGAACGTGCAGGTAAAAAGGCGATGAAGCATATCGGCTCTGCCCACGATGACTATGAGCTAGCGTTGTTGAAAGCTGAAGCTCAACGCGTGATTGATGGGGATCAACTCTGCCTCGATTTAGGGCTTGACGATAGGAATGCGCCTGCAGGTAGTGGGTCGAAAGACAATCCGTTACCGGTGAGTTCCCAAAAGGCTGGTGTCCTTTTAGAGTGCATTGACTCGTGCTACCAGCGGCTTGGATTTGATGTTGCCACTGGTGGCGACCAGGTTTTTGCCAATCTAGTTCGCGCGCGGATTATTCAGCCAGGTTCCAAGCTGGATTCGATTGAGACTTTGGCCGAAGTTGGCGTGGTAAGTGCCACTTATGCCACAATCAAACGGCATTTAGCCAGCTACGCTACAGAGTCATTTCGTGAGATTTTGTCTCAAGCCTTAGCTCGCCATGCTGGTATCGGTGCAGGAAGCTTCGTCTTATACGACGTGACCACGCTGTATTTCGAAACTGATACTCCAGATGACCTGCGTAAATCCGGCTTTTCGAAAGAACGCCGAGTCGAACCTCAAATCCTGGTAGGCCTGCTAACCGATGCCACGGGCTTCCCACTACATATCGGGGCCTATGAAGGCAACAAAGCCGAAACGCACACGTTGTTACCGATGATCCGGGCTTTTCAGTCTGCGTACAATCTCGACCGCGTCACGATTGTTGCTGATGCGGGCATGTTTTCAGCCGAGAACAAGACAGCTATCGTTGAGGCGGGGCTAGATTACATCCTTTCTACCAAAGTCCCCTCCCTGCCTGAGGTGATCACCCAGTGGAAACAGGAACATCCTGGCCAGGACTACACTCACGGGCAAATATGGTCCCAGCCTTCCTACACAGATCGACGCCATGCCACAACAGGCAAGCCGGATTCTGTTACTCACTTTCACTACTCCTACGATCGGGCTCGACGAACAGTGCGCGGCATCGACGAGCAGCTAGCCAAGGCTGCCCGAGCAGTAGAAGGCAAAGTAGCGATCAAACGTAATCGATACATCGATCTCAAAGCCCCAAATAAAAAGGTCAACTACGAACTGGCCACCAAACATAGGGCCTTAGCTGGGATTAAAGGCTACGAAACGACGCTCACATCGATGCCCGCACCCGAGGTGCTCCGCGCCTACAGACATCTGCTCAACATTGAAAAATCGTTCCGAATGTCAAAGTCCGATCTCAAAGCCCGCCCGATCTACGCGCGAACCGAAGACTCTATAAACGCCCACCTCAACATCGTCATGGCCGCTCTAGCAATCAGTCAGATGATGGAAACGGCCACAGGCAAAAGCATCAAACGCCTGGTACGAACCCTGAAAAAATACCGAACCTTCGAACTCAAACTCAACGGCACCACCATCCACGCCGCCACACCACTGCCCCCTGACGTCCAACAACTCCTCAACGCCATCACCCAAGCCTGACTTCCGCACTAAAATGAGCCAAGTCGGGTTTGACGCTTTATTGCTTTTCTGCGGCAGGTGGGCAGCAGAAAGCCCGCACGTACGGCGCGGGCTTAGGTAGCGGTCAGCGGCGGGGGAGGGCTTAATTCTCCTCGTTGAGGCGGGCGAGGAGGTCGGCTTGGACGTCGCGGCGGCGGATCTTGCCCATTTGGTCCTTGGCAAGGGACTCGAAGTGGTAGAAGGTGCGCGGGACTTTGTAGCGGGTTAGCCGCTCGCGGCAGTATTCCTTGAGGCCCTCCGGGTCCAGGGCGGCGCCGTCGACTAGGTCAATACACGCCACAACGTCTTCAGAGCCATCGGAGCGGGGCCGACCCACAACGGCAACATCTTCGACATCAGGATGGGTGAGGAGTACTTCCTCAACCTCGCCGGGGTAGACGTTAAAGCCACCGGTGATGATGATTTCCTTAATGCGCGAGACCAACCGGATAAAGCCGTCTTCTTCCATCACACCCATGTCCCCGGTGCGGAACCAACCATTGTGGAAGGCAGCAGCGGTGGCTTCCGGGTTGTTGAAGTAACCCTTGAATACCTGGGGGCCACGGGCGAGGACTTCGCCCTCCTGACCGTCCGGCATGGTTTCATCCAGATTATCTGGGTTGCCAATGCGCACTTCGGTATCGGGGAAGGGGATACCCACGTACCCGGGGCGCCGGTCAGAGGTCATGGGGTTGCCCACGATGATGGGGGAGCATTCGGTCAAGCCGTAGCCCTCCACCAGCAGGCCGCCGGTGTATTCTTCCCACTTTTCGACGGTGGCTACCGGGAGGGTGGACGCGCCGGAGAACGCCGCGCGCACGCCCTTGATTTCTACGCCCTTTTCCTCGGCGGCCTGGACAATCTTTTCGTAGAGCGTGGGTACGCCCGGCACCCAGGTGGGGGTGTGCTTCTTCATGATGTCCATAATCAGCGGCACCTGCGGGGAGGGCAGGAGGACTAGCTCGCCGCCAATGAATTGCGCCAGGGTGGCGTTCATGGTCAGGCCATAGGCGTGGAAGAAGGGCAAGGCGGCCAGCATGCGCTCGGGGCGCTCGCCCAACTCGGGCACCCAGTGCTTGCCCTGCAGGAGATTGGAGAATAAGTTGCCGTGGGTTAGCTCGGCGCCCTTCGGCGTACCCGTGGTACCGGAGGTGTACAGGATTAGTGCAGTGGTGTCCTTGGTGACCTCGGTGGGGGTTTCAATGTCTGCACCATTGCCGCCGATGGCATTACCAATGAGGGTATCCCACGGCACGGTATTGGGGGCATCGGCAGACAATTGCTCGCGCTTGGCCTTCAGGAACGGCAAGCGGAGGGCCATACGCTGCGCGGCCGGCATGGCATCAATCATATTGATGGACACCACGGTCTCCAGGTGGGTGGTAGGCCGCAGCTTTTCCAGCGTCGATGCCGTCTTATCCCACGCAATGGCAATCCGCGCGCCGTGGTCCTGGAACAGGGACTCCAGCTCGTGGGCGGTGTAGAGCGGGTTGTGTAACACCACCGTGGCGCCCAGCTTGAGCACGGCATAAAAGGCGGCCACCTGCTGGGGGCAGTTGGGGGCCACAATGGCCACGCGGTCCCCGGGCCGCACGCCAAAGGCCCGCAGGCCTGCGGCAGCGCGGCGCACCTGGCGGTCTAATTCTGCATAGGTTTGGGTTTTGCCAAAGAAGTAGGTGGCGGGTTTGTCCGCATTGATGGCTAAGTTGTTGTCGTAAATATCCAGCAGTGTGGTTTCCCCGTACTCCAGGGTGTGCGGGGTAAAAGGCGCGTAGTACTGAAGCCAAGCCTTGGACTCATATGCGGACATAGGTGCAACCTCCGTTTGCGTAGGTTTGGGCTCCGCTAAGTATACGCGGGCCCGCCACGCCCGCGTAGAATAGGCCTTTATGCGTATTGCGATGATCTCTATGCACACCTCGCCTTTGGAGCAGGCGGGGTCTGGTGATGCCGGGGGGATGAACGTCTACGTCCTCAACACCGCCCGCCATCTGGCGCGACGCGGGGTTGAAGTAGACATTTTCACCCGCGCCACCCGCCCTTCCCAGGGCGAAATCGTTGCGGTGGAAGAGGGCCTGCGGGTGATCAATATCGTGGCCGGGCCCTATGAGGGGCTGGATAAAGAAGACCTGCCCACCCAGCTGGCCGCTTTTACCGGGGGCATAGTCAACTTTGCGCGCTGTTTCGGCCTGGATTATGACGTGATTCATTCGCATTATTGGCTCTCTGGCCAGGTGGGTTGGTTGCTGCGCGATTTGTGGGAAGCCCCCTTGGTCCACACCGCGCATACGCTGGCGGCGGTCAAAAATGCGCACCGCACCCAGGGCGATACCCCAGAGTCGGAGGCGCGCCGCATCTGTGAGCAGCAGATTGTGGATAATGCTGATCTGTTGGTGGTCAATACCGTCCAGGAGACACGGGATTTGGTGGAGCATTATGATGCCGCCGCGGAGCGTATCGTGGTGGTCTCCCCGGGTGCGGATGTGGAGCTGTTTACCCCGGGAACTGACCGCAACACGGAGCGCTCCCGGCGTGAGCTGGGCATTCCGCTGCATACCAAGGTGGTGGCCTTTGTGGGCCGGCTGCAGAAATTCAAGGGCCCGGAGGTGTTGATTCGGGCTACGGCGGAGTTGATGCGCCGCGATCCGCACCGCGACCTGCGGGTGATTATGTGCGGTGGGCCTTCGGGGGCCCACGCCACCCCGGAGACTTACCAGCTTTTGGCCCGTGAGTTGGGCGTTGAGCGCGTCGTGCGCTTCCTGTCGCCGCGCCCGCCGGAGGAGTTGGTCTCGGTCTACCGGGCGGCGGATGTGGTGGCGGTTCCTAGTTATAACGAGTCTTTTGGTCTGGTGGCCATGGAGGCCCAGGCCACAGGTACTCCGGTGGTGGCCGCGGCGGTGGGCGGTTTGCCTACGGTGGTTGATGCAGGCGAGACCGGCCTGCTGGTGCACTCCCATGAGCCCGAGGCCTGGGCGGATGCCTTGGCGCAGCTGTTGGATGATGATGAGCGCCGCATTGCTATGGGTGAGGCCGCTGTGGAGCACGCTAGCCAGTTCAGTTGGGCCGCTGCTGCCACGCAGCTTGAAGCTATCTTTGCCGATGCCCTGAGCATCGAGATTCCTGATTGTCACGCTCGCCGCGCCATCGGCTACTAGTTTCTTGCACCTGAGCTTGCCGATGCCCCCGCCACTGCGGCTATGCTGCGAAGGCATGGGTAGTCTGTGGTTTGGTATGGCCATCATGCTGTGTGCTGCGGTTGTGTGTGCAACCGCAGTTCCTGCTGCACGTGGCTCTGGAAAGAAGCACCCCTTGGTTATGCGGAGCTCTGCGGCTGCGGCGTGGTGGTTTAGCATTGCAGCCCTGGCTTATGTGGTGGCGTTTGCGCTGCTGCTGACTTCGTTACCGCTGTGGGTAGCCATTGCCTGCGCTTTCGTAGGCCTGTTTACGAGCGCTGGCGGCTACGTGGCGGCTGGCGGGGCAAGTAAATAGATCGTGCCCGCGAAGCGGAGTGTCGCGAGGCATGAACCACTTCATTGTTGCTAGAGTGACCTACCTCATTTATTCGTAGGTTTCCGTCGTGAGTGTGGGGCGGAGTGAGCAACAATGTGAGGGTGCGTGTGAGAGAACCTGGTAAAGGCGGCGGTCGGGGAATGGCTGCGGTGTATTCCCTGGCCGCCACTTACTTTTTGAGCGCCCTCTGCGGGTCGATGACCGGCCTGACTGTGGCCCTATACTTTGCCAGCTTGGACAGCGGCGAGCTGTTTGTTTCTGCGATCATGGTCGCGGGAATGACTGCGCAGGTCTTTGTTGCACCTTTGCTTGCGCCGCTTTTTGATCGTTACAGTGCATATCGCATTTCGTTCGTCACGTTATGCATAGAGATTGTGGTGCTCTCACTGATGGCTGCCTTGCCAACGCCATTGGTGCTCATTGCGGGAGGTTTGGTCAACACGTGTCTGGCGGGGCTGTCTGGACCGGCGTTCTTTACTATTATCGACGCCCAAGCGCCGGAAGGCGCGCAAGCCAAGGTATTCTCCCTGCTGGATACCGGCCGTTTTGCTGGCCGGTTTCTGGGCCCGGTGATGGGCGGGTTGCTGCTGGATCTGGCCAACATTCGGGTGGCGCTCCTCTTCGAGGTAGTTGCTAGTGTTATCTGCTTGCTAGTGCTGGCACTTGTCTATCGCAGTGCTGACCGCGGTGCCCTGGTGGAGCGTAGCGCGCCGCCTACGTCTATGACCTTCTTACAAAAAGTCATCGAAGCTCCCAAAATGCTGTTGACCACCCCTAGCTCACGTCAAGCGTTGACCAGTATCTGGGCCGCCATTATCTTTACCTCCATCTTCGGGGTGGCTCAGGTATTCTTCGCCACTCAAACCTTAGAGCTCAGCGGAGCGATGTACGCGATTTTGTCTCAGGCCTTCATTGTGGGCCGGATTGTGGGCGCCCGCTTGGGTGGGCGCCTAAATGCTGATAACGCGCTGCGCTGCCTGGTCGGCGGTGGCGTGGTGTTGGGCCTGAGCGTGGGGTTGCCCGGGGTGTTTCCCTCTGTGGTGCTTGCAATGGCCTGCTTCTTCGTCGGTGGTGTGGCCAACTCGGTCCAAGTGGCAGCTTTGCGCTTGGTGGTTATCGGAGCGGTTCCGGAACAGATCAAGCCCAAGGCACTATCGGCCATGGGGGCTATCAACAACTCCGCCATGCTGATTGGTTACGTGATAGGCGCCCCGGTGGTGGGTCTGACTGGTCCCGCCACGGCGTTTATAATCTCCGGCTTTGGCACTGTGGTCTTGACCTTGGGGCCAGCGCTGGTGCGTGCGGCGCGACGGCGCACTTAAGCCTGCTGTTGGTTCACGTCGCCTTCCCAACTAGCCCACGTGAACTTGGGCTCTAGGCCCAACTTGTGGTTGATGGCCAGCATCTGGGTGTTGGTGGTGGCGTTGAAGGTGCTTACCCGGGCAATGTCCGGGAAGCGCTGGCGCAGGTGATCATAGAGCGCAGCCTTGACCGTCATGCCGAGGCCTTGGCCGCGGGCACGACGGTGAACCACGGTCAAGTCCTGCTCCGCAACGCGGGCGGCCTCCTCCGGACCAGGGACCCGGGCATAGGAGAAGGCGGCAATACCGGCGGCATCGACCAAGCACGCATTGACCAGCGTGCCGGGAGCAGCGCTGAGGTGGGCGGCGGCATCGGCAAGCCGTTGGCGGGTCCATGGCTCGGCAGAGGGGGCGGCAGAGGGCACATCCTGGGAACTAATGGTCATAATCTCTAAGAAAGAATCCACTAGCTCCTCGGGCACCTCCACATCATCGAAGAACACTGGGGTCAGCCCCGCGGGAAGCTGCGGGCGGGGGCTAAGCGCCAGGTCCAGCAAAGAGGCCGTTTCCTCCACGGCGGTGCGCATGCCCTGGCCACGCAAGGCCCGGCAGAGAGGATCAGTATCCAGCCCACCAGCAGGACAGTCGCTGCCCACAATCAACCGCGTGCGCTCGGCCGCCCGGCACCGGGCGATGACCTCCTCCCACAGCGCGCTAAACGTAGGGCCATCGAAGCCGCCGGGAAAGGTGAAGGACGCATGGGCGACCTCGGTGTTATCGACGTGTGGCAGGCGCAGCGTGGCAAACCCCCGGAAGCCAAGGTCCGTCTCATCTTCCTGGCTGGGCAGCGTGGTGTGGCCCTGCGGGTCCTGCACTGCGGCGAGCACAATCAAGGTGCGCTGAGGGACGGGCCGCAGATTGTTCAGGTCCTGGGCGATGGGCACCGCGAAGTCATCGCCGCCGCTGAGCTGGCGCATATGGGCATTAAAGGCCTGGTTGAGGGCGCGCACGGCAGTGGAAGGGTGGACATTATCGGGCAGGTGCGGGGGCGCTAGGGGGAGAATGTGCATGTGGCCAGTGTAATGGTCTACCGGCGGGGGAGTGACATGGGCGGAGAAAGGCTGACACGGTGGCCAAAAGGTGGCATGCTGGAAGGCATGAGTACTGGCAAGCTAATTCTTTTGCGTCATGGACAGTCCAAGTGGAACGAGTCAAACCAATTCACCGGCTGGGTCGATGTGGACCTCACGGAAAAGGGGGAGGGGGAAGCCAAGCGCGGCGGCCAGCTGCTGGCTGAAGAAGGTCTGCTGCCCAACGTGGTTTACACCTCCTTGCTGCGCCGCGCCATCCGTACCGCCAACATTGCGCTCAATGCCGCGGACCGCCACTGGATTCCCGTGGTGCGCGACTGGCGTTTGAATGAGCGCCACTACGGCGCGCTGCAGGGCCTAAACAAGGCAGAGACCAAGGATAAGTACGGTGAGGAGCAGTTCATGCAGTGGCGCCGCTCCTACGGCACCCCGCCGCCGGAGCTGGAGGACGGCAGCGAATACTCCCAGGCCGGGGACCCGCGCTACGCCCAGCTAGAGACCGTGCCGCGCACCGAGTGCCTCAAGGACGTGGTGGAGCGCCTGGTTCCCTACTTTGAAGAAGAGATCCTCCCGCGCGTCAAGAACGGCGAGAACGTCCTGGTCGCCGCGCACGGCAACTCCCTGCGTGCGCTGGTCAAGCACCTGGACAATATCTCCGATGAGGACATCGCGGCGCTAAATATCCCCACCGGCATCCCGCTGGTCTACGAGATTAATGCGGATGGCGCCGTGGCCAACCCCGGCGGCACCTACCTGGACCCGGAGGCTGCCGCTGCCGGCGCTGCCGCCGTGGCCGCGCAGGGCGGTAAGTAAGCCCTCAGGCGGCAGGCAGGCCATGACATACCTCCTCACCTTCCTGATGGGTGTGTTGGCATGTTGGATAGTGCGCCCCCGGCTGCAACAGCTGTGGGGGCGCTTTCAACGTGCCCGCACCCCGGACACGGACGCCAACCAAGTCACCACCATCAGCCAAGTGCTGCATTTAAGCGCCCAGGGCGCGCCGATGGGACTGGTAGTTGTTGACCGCGCTGGCGACGTCATTTTGTCCAACCCCGCGGCCCACGACATGGCCCTGGTCCATGATCGCACCTTGAATGCCCAGGTGTGGGAGGTGGTCCAGCAGGTGCAGGTGGACAAGGAAGAGCGCCGGGCGGATGTGGCCATCCACAAACGCCGCACCGGACAGCGCGTGACGCAGGTCCAAGCCTTGGTCAAGCCGCTTACTCTCAACGATGACCGCTTTGTGCTCGTCTGCGGCACCGACGAGTCCGAGTCTGTGCGCATGGAAGCCGCCCGCCGCGACTTCGTGGCCAACGTCTCCCATGAGCTCAAGACGCCGGTGGGGGGCATCGGCCTGCTGGCAGAAGCCCTGCTCCAAGACCCAGAAGACCCCGAGCACGTGCGCTACTTTGGCCAGCGCGTGCGCAAGGAAGCCCAGCGCATCGCGGATATGGTCAATGAACTCATTGCCCTGTCTAAGCTTCAAGGCGCCGAGCGCTTGCCATCCATGCAGCCGCTGCTGGTAGATGAGCTGGTGGCCGAGGCGATTGCTCGCAATCAGCTGGCCGCAGATTCTTCGGGCATTGAGCTTATAACCGGTGAGACCACTGGTGTGGAGGTGCTAGGGGATCACTCCTTGCTGGTCACCGCGCTATCCAACCTGGTCTCCAACGCTATTAATTACTCCCCGGAGGCCACGCCGGTGTCCATTAGCCAAAAGGTGGTGGGCGAGGACGTGGTGCTCATTCAGGTTACTGACCGTGGCGTGGGCATTGCCCCGGAGTACCAAAAGCGCGTATTTGAGCGCTTTTTCCGGGTGGATAAGGCCCGTTCGCGCCAGACTGGCGGCACGGGCTTGGGGTTGTCCATCGTCAAGCACGCGGTGGCCAATCACGGTGGCAATATCAAGCTGTGGTCACGCCCCGGCACCGGCTCCACCTTTACAATTGAACTGCCGGTTCACTCCCGCGACCAGGCAGTGCTTGCCGATGCCCCCCGCACGCCCACCGCCGAAAGGACACCGCCGCAATGACCACCATCCTCATTGTCGAAGACGAAGAATCCTTGGCTGAGCCCTTAGCCTTCCTGCTGGGCAAGGAAGGCTTTGACACCGTCATCGCCCCCGATGGTCCCAGTGCGCTGAGCGAATTTGGTGCCCGTGACATCGACATTGTGCTGCTGGACCTCATGCTGCCGGGCATGTCGGGTACGCAGGTGTGCCAACGCTTGCGCCAGACTTCCCAGGTTCCCATCATCATGGTCACTGCCAGGGACTCTGAGATAGATAAGGTGGTGGGCCTGGAGCTTGGCGCAGATGACTATGTGACCAAGCCGTATTCCTCCCGCGAGCTCATTGCGCGCATTCGCGCCGTGTTGCGCCGGGGTGGGGAAGAAGAGGCCTCCCAGGAGCAGATCCTTGAAGGCGGGCGGGTGCGCCTGGATGTTGAGCGCCACCTGGTCCAGGTGGACGGGGAGCCGGTGTCCATGCCGCTGAAGGAATTTGACCTGCTGGAATACCTGCTGCGCAATGCCGGGCGGGTGCTTACTCGCAGCCAGCTTATCGAGCGCGTGTGGGGTGCGGACTACGTGGGCGATACCAAGACCCTTGACGTACACATCAAGCGCCTGCGCTCCAAAATCGAAGCCGAGCCCTCGCAACCCCGCCACCTGGTCACCGTGCGCGGCTTGGGCTATAAGTTCGAGCCTTAAAGCTGCGGTGCGGGGCTCGACCGGCGAGGAGGGGCGGACGCTGGGGGTTAGGGGGCATCGGCAGATTGGTGGCGGTGAGCAGAGGCCGGGTGGACCGGCCATGCCACCCCCGCGCGCGCCGCGGCCTCCCGGGCGCGCAGGTGGGAGGCCAGAATCTCGTAGCATTGCTGTCCCATGAGGGCAATGAGCTCGGTGCGCTGGGAGCGCCAGAGGGGCTGCGCGGCGTTGTGGCAGGCGGCATCGGCAGAGCAATACCAGTCGAAGTCCTCCCCGCCGCCACCCCAGCCGCGGCGATCGTACTCGCCAATCTGGGTGCGTAGAATCTCCTGGCCATCCGGGCGCTCTTCATAATCTTCGTAGCGGCGGATGGGCAGCTGCCAACACACTTCCGGCTTGACCACGGTCAGCTCCTCGCCTTCGGCCACCGCCCATTGGTGCAGCGCGCAGCCCGCGCCGGTGGGCCAACCCGCCCGGTTGGCAAAGACGCATGCGCCCTCGCGGACTACGGTTTTCAGCGCTGGCTCGGCCTCGCCGTCTTCTCCATCGAGTTCATCCCACACCAGCCACGGCTCCGGGGCCCGGGTCGGGTCCGGTTCCTCTTCGTTTAGCGGTTGGCTAAGGTCAAAGTCCCCCAGAACTTCTGCGCGGCGCTGCCAGAAGCGGGCGGGCATGCGCTGGAC
Coding sequences within:
- a CDS encoding RNA-binding domain-containing protein, whose protein sequence is MSSSRRQRAELESRVRRLINVGREQPWLEFKEDGLREGARIAEYVSALGNSACLSGEPAGYLLWGISDSGEIVGTTFDWEAAKGKGNADLKPWLTEKISPKIDLTFDSLEIDGKRVVILRVPAAREAPLTFEDKRYIRIDSYNKNLIKNPQAERQLWLKLQQFSRESELVASNLESSDILELLSREAFVMNRKELLHLEGEALVETMRRDGAVTYTHEDGWGIPLWSALMYAQHLSSFDGLNSYQPRIFLYSGESTDTFKREKRFDQGYALSFGRVIELVSATAPGGEGYDSRSGRRIDVPTLPTIAFREVYANALLHQDLNDTGKFVTISVFADRIEVANPGTPLVDPDRFIDAVSDSRNQRLGEALRRAYFVEQRGSGWDKIVQSLEEEHFPPALVRVNGSTVVSLSAYRPYSMMSMRERMQAVYQHTCLSLLRAQPVNNASVRARFGLDSSHAAQVSRLLSATVDENLIRLYDPEAGPRSRRYVPNWAA
- a CDS encoding IS1634 family transposase is translated as MSPYIRTVTTASGATAVQVVLEERAGKKAMKHIGSAHDDYELALLKAEAQRVIDGDQLCLDLGLDDRNAPAGSGSKDNPLPVSSQKAGVLLECIDSCYQRLGFDVATGGDQVFANLVRARIIQPGSKLDSIETLAEVGVVSATYATIKRHLASYATESFREILSQALARHAGIGAGSFVLYDVTTLYFETDTPDDLRKSGFSKERRVEPQILVGLLTDATGFPLHIGAYEGNKAETHTLLPMIRAFQSAYNLDRVTIVADAGMFSAENKTAIVEAGLDYILSTKVPSLPEVITQWKQEHPGQDYTHGQIWSQPSYTDRRHATTGKPDSVTHFHYSYDRARRTVRGIDEQLAKAARAVEGKVAIKRNRYIDLKAPNKKVNYELATKHRALAGIKGYETTLTSMPAPEVLRAYRHLLNIEKSFRMSKSDLKARPIYARTEDSINAHLNIVMAALAISQMMETATGKSIKRLVRTLKKYRTFELKLNGTTIHAATPLPPDVQQLLNAITQA
- a CDS encoding long-chain-fatty-acid--CoA ligase translates to MCIEIIAIRIKAYSTRAWRARVYLAEPKPTQTEVAPMSAYESKAWLQYYAPFTPHTLEYGETTLLDIYDNNLAINADKPATYFFGKTQTYAELDRQVRRAAAGLRAFGVRPGDRVAIVAPNCPQQVAAFYAVLKLGATVVLHNPLYTAHELESLFQDHGARIAIAWDKTASTLEKLRPTTHLETVVSINMIDAMPAAQRMALRLPFLKAKREQLSADAPNTVPWDTLIGNAIGGNGADIETPTEVTKDTTALILYTSGTTGTPKGAELTHGNLFSNLLQGKHWVPELGERPERMLAALPFFHAYGLTMNATLAQFIGGELVLLPSPQVPLIMDIMKKHTPTWVPGVPTLYEKIVQAAEEKGVEIKGVRAAFSGASTLPVATVEKWEEYTGGLLVEGYGLTECSPIIVGNPMTSDRRPGYVGIPFPDTEVRIGNPDNLDETMPDGQEGEVLARGPQVFKGYFNNPEATAAAFHNGWFRTGDMGVMEEDGFIRLVSRIKEIIITGGFNVYPGEVEEVLLTHPDVEDVAVVGRPRSDGSEDVVACIDLVDGAALDPEGLKEYCRERLTRYKVPRTFYHFESLAKDQMGKIRRRDVQADLLARLNEEN
- the mshA gene encoding D-inositol-3-phosphate glycosyltransferase → MRIAMISMHTSPLEQAGSGDAGGMNVYVLNTARHLARRGVEVDIFTRATRPSQGEIVAVEEGLRVINIVAGPYEGLDKEDLPTQLAAFTGGIVNFARCFGLDYDVIHSHYWLSGQVGWLLRDLWEAPLVHTAHTLAAVKNAHRTQGDTPESEARRICEQQIVDNADLLVVNTVQETRDLVEHYDAAAERIVVVSPGADVELFTPGTDRNTERSRRELGIPLHTKVVAFVGRLQKFKGPEVLIRATAELMRRDPHRDLRVIMCGGPSGAHATPETYQLLARELGVERVVRFLSPRPPEELVSVYRAADVVAVPSYNESFGLVAMEAQATGTPVVAAAVGGLPTVVDAGETGLLVHSHEPEAWADALAQLLDDDERRIAMGEAAVEHASQFSWAAAATQLEAIFADALSIEIPDCHARRAIGY
- a CDS encoding MFS transporter gives rise to the protein MAAVYSLAATYFLSALCGSMTGLTVALYFASLDSGELFVSAIMVAGMTAQVFVAPLLAPLFDRYSAYRISFVTLCIEIVVLSLMAALPTPLVLIAGGLVNTCLAGLSGPAFFTIIDAQAPEGAQAKVFSLLDTGRFAGRFLGPVMGGLLLDLANIRVALLFEVVASVICLLVLALVYRSADRGALVERSAPPTSMTFLQKVIEAPKMLLTTPSSRQALTSIWAAIIFTSIFGVAQVFFATQTLELSGAMYAILSQAFIVGRIVGARLGGRLNADNALRCLVGGGVVLGLSVGLPGVFPSVVLAMACFFVGGVANSVQVAALRLVVIGAVPEQIKPKALSAMGAINNSAMLIGYVIGAPVVGLTGPATAFIISGFGTVVLTLGPALVRAARRRT